The Rattus norvegicus strain BN/NHsdMcwi chromosome 9, GRCr8, whole genome shotgun sequence genome contains the following window.
CTATACAAAgaaacccatctcaaaaacaaaagaaaacacacacacacacacacacacacacacacacacacacacacacacacggcatccATTTACGCAGTGGAGATACATTCTTGCTATAGGAATTCCAATTCCTGTTGTGGAGGTAAGGAAAGGGTGGATAAAAGagatgtataaatataaaagtagcAAAGGCTTCTGGGTGAATGGTTAAATCGAATCGAATCTGCAAAATAGAAGAGGGCTCACCTCAATGCAGGAGGGACAGACGATCACCTCATTTTGCTGACCCTCTGGTTCTGGTAAGAGAGTTAGAAATTAGCAACCAAAGCAAGGTCAACCAAGGTGAAAAATCTCTCTGTGTACTGAGCCACTAATGGTATCTATTTGATTTTCAGCAATTCTAATTCAATTTCCACAAGAGAGTTACGTGTGCAACCCACAAAAGAAGCAAAATGTGGCTCTCATTGTGGCCAAGGCAACTCCAAGATGCACTTCTCCTGTATGAAAAGCCTAAATCATTGGTTCATTTCTGTGGACCATAAATAAGCTATAAGTAAGAAGCCAGCTGGTCTCTCAGTAACTCTATGCAGACTTTTAGGCTGCCAGTTGAAGGAAATGAAATAGCAAACACATGTTTATGTATGAATGGCCACATCCGCAAAGCCACGGTCTGTTACTAGTGTGCATATGTCATGTGTATacatccacatatacacacatccacatatacatacaagtgtGGATGCATTTCAGCCACAGTGATTATAAACAGAATGTCTGCACAGGAGGTGAGGAAAGagtgaataaaacagaaaaaaaaataaaagcagcatgAGATGTTCAGGGTATATAAGTCATGACTCACCTCTGAAATGTGACTCTTAATTGGGACAAGACGCAGGTCACAGAAACCACCAACAGCAGTGTGACATCAAGATTTAGGTTTTGTGCCTGTTACAGGGGACTAAACTCTTCTCTTCCTAGAATATTACAACAGTTGTGTGTGGGGGAGAGTGTTTCAGGAGAGGTCTTCAAGGGGTCTCAAAAGCTAGAAATGAgggtcaatggttaagagcattggagGACCAAGGTTAGAGTTCCAGTGACCCCATGGTGGTCCCCATGTTTTCTCACACTtggtctgtaactccacttccaggggtcCAAGGCctccttctggccttcacaggcaccaggaacacatgcagtacacagacatacacgcagctAAACACATACAAACTAcgaaaaattgtttaaaaaaataaaaaagctcagAAATACACAAAATGCTCATCTTAACTAACTACACTGTCACATGTGAGCAATTTTTCCTCTCTGAGCCTCAATCAAAATCTGGCATCGGGACTTGGATTGAAGCATGTACCCAAGGAGAAGAAAGGCTAGGAAAAGAGCTGGGAGCGATTTcaccatgaaataaaaatgtgcCGAAATCCAGTGCGTCTTATTTTCTATAAACACTTCCTGTTTTTATTAAGACAGCATAGACATATAACACGCCATATTGTGGTTCCTAAACTGCAGCCATGCTACTTAATGGATGGCCAATAAATTACTCCACCCATATGATAGATATAAATGCTTCACTGGAGATCAGTTAATACAGAGACATCATGCAGGTGTCATAATACACGAGGGAAAACAGCACACCCCCTGTGGCATCTCCGATTTTTCCCAATGATCTCTCCCCAACTTCCAAAAAGTGGAATAAAACATTTGTTTTCACACAAAATACATTTTAGACCCACGTTTTCCTCCTAAAAAGGCAAGTCTACCATGTGTAGTACACACCCACAAATCACCCCTTTCGTCTCAAAATCGGGTCCATATGTATTTTTCCCCATTTAGCGTGGACATTCCAGTGATTCCATGACATCGGACAATTAAACTCAAAATATGCTAAATGTACATTATCTTGAtaaccagagacagagacattttTCAGTTTCTCTTTGGGCACTATTATATGTTTTCATATAGTTGAAAGTTATCGTTTCACAGTATAAAATCTTGAACTACTAACACACCTTGATTTTCTGCATATTATTTTGAAATGTGTTTGGATCAGAGGTAAGAGAGAAATGACACCGCTCAAAACAACGTCTGTGCAAAACTTCCAGATTTATATATTcaaaagtaaattatttttttagtGAACTTGGGGGAGCGGGGTGCCACGGGAAAGGGGGAAGCTTATAGTTTATACTTTGAATAAATAGCTTTCACTGTCTTCCAGGTGGGGGCAACAGTCAGTCAGTTTTGAGAGGTCAGGCTCTTTAAGCTCCCTGAGTCGAGTCCGGTTACAGAAGATGAAAATGACTGCCTGCCAGTAACACTGTGAATAAAACAACCGCAAGCCTCCAAGAGATGGGACTTCTGGGCTTGGCTCCAGGCACCAGGCGGAAAGCAACGGATCACCACCGAGTGCGCGCTTCAGGGAGACCAGAGACAGCCCGGGACGCGCACGCGCGCTGAGCACCTGCCCAGTTCCGCGCAGACGCCGGCTACGGCAAGGTCTAGCCTGCGGCTCAACTCCAGGCGCGTGGATCCCGACTGTTTGTTTATCAGTCTGTCCTCCCAGGATCTCTGAGACGCAGGAAGATCCTTTGCTTTTACACCTTATTCATTTTTCCTTTAAGAGATTCAAGTCCATTCACAACTGTGGCGGACAAGTGCGCGCGCGCTACCCTAAACGAGCGCCCAAGTCCTAGGCGCCAGGAATCCGCTTTCTGCACATCTGCAGGCTATGGGGCAGGGACAGCCACATACTTTGGTCAAGGTGGGAGTGACGCATAAAGGAGATCCCACACACACCAGCATCCCactctcttctgtttccctctctcGCTCAAGGTAAGGGAAACAGggaacaaaaagagaagagaaaggaaactgagACTCCGCAGTGGTTCGTTGGTTCGTGGTCACAGACGAAGCGGGGAGAAACCCCAGCTCACTGAGTCCAAAACCGGGTCCCCTGGGGATGCTCAGGGTAGACGATGCCCCGGGTGTGCCTTCCCGCTACGTATCGCTCCTCCGGGCACTGCCCAGAGTTGCGGCCGCCCGCGCCCTGGAGCCACTGCCGCCGCTTCCTGCGGAGCCCGCGGCGGTCCCATCGGGCCGGTACTTGAGCCAGCAGATGATCCAGGTAACTACCACCGAGAAGAGTGCCAGGATGCTAGCCACCGACAGGCAAATGGGTCCCACAGGCGAGGGCGATCCGGTAGCTGGGGCGGGGCCGGGGGACGAACCGCTGCTCGGGGgtcccccacccccgccgccgccgccaccgccgccgtaGTGGTTGACGAAGATGAGACCGGTGAACAGCAGCACCACCATGGAGAGGAACGAGAAGACTACGCACACGCAGCCGGCGGTGAGCGCCGCCCGCTTGCAGTTCTGACAGCTCTCGTAGGCGCCCGGGGCGCGGAGACCCGGGCGGCCCGGAGGTCCGGGGGCGGCGTCCTCAGCGGGTGGTGGCGCCGGCTGCGCCGGCTGCGGGGCGGGGACTGGCGGCGGGGCGGTGGGCGCGGGGCGGCGGGAGGCCAACGGCGGGAGGCGGTCTTGGGGCAGCGGATCGTGTGCGGCTCGCAGAGCCAGCGGGAAGGCCTCGGCAAGCTTGGTGTTGTTGGGCAGGCCGTGTACGCGGCTGTCCGGCAGCGGCGTGCGGTGGCGGCACACCGGGCACGCGATGGCGCCGGGCGGGCCGTGCCAGGGTGGCGGGCGGGGTGCGCGCTCAGGGACGGCGCTGGAAGCGGCGGCGGCGCGGAGCTGCAGCTGGCTCAAGCACTCCTGGCAGAAGGTGTGCAGGCATGCCAGCAGCTTGGGGGCGCGCCGGTCCGCGTCGAAGTAGTTGTAGCAGATTTTGCACTCGTAGTCCTCGAGCGGTGGGAGGCTGGGGGCGGTCGCCGTGGCGTCCCGGACTCCCGAGTCTCCGCCGTCGCGAGCTCCAGCCGCAGTACCCCCAACTCCGTTTCGGCTCCGGGGGCTGCTGCTCCTGCTTTGGGTGCTGCCGCCGCTGTCGTTCGCAGGCGCTGCCATGGCATGATACGCCCCTCATCGGGGGCTAGGTGAGGCACCGTCCTCCCCCTGAGCTGCAGCCCGGGCTCAGGGCGGGGAGGAGGCGCTTCTGCCTCCCCCCTCTGACTGCTGTCGCCTGGCAGGGGAGGTAACCGCTGGCTGCTGCGCCCCCGCCCGGCCTTCTggtccacccaccccaccctaccccacccaaccccaccccaccccagtgcGGATGCTTTTAGTCCTTTCAGGTCCAGGGGGCCTGACTGAGGCACCCTTAATCTCCTCTACCTAAGTATCCTCACAGCTTTCTGTATCCGTTTATGTGGACTTAAAATTGGGGTTCAGGTGGGCTTGGAGGTGTTGCAGGAACGCATTTGGGGTGCAGCTGCGTTAGGCTGTTCCGTTTTGCTTCTACACACAGCCTCTAAAGATGGTGTGCTACTGGGACCTGCCTTTTCCTTTTTCCACTTCCTCAACATcactcctcccacccctcctttTTATCTGATTCATCCTTCCTTGTCTGGGGCTAGGTCCCAGGAGAAGTCTCCTCTCCCCCTACCAGCAAGAGCTCACCGTGATGTAATGCAGGACCCGCGCAGGGAGGGGAAGCGGCGGCCTCGGCAGCCTGGCAGAGGCGGTTCCTTTCCCGACTGAAAATCGTGATCTCATGTCTCAGTCCAAGGGCGAAAGCCAATAATCCCTAAGCCATTTACGCTTTGCGCTTTTATTAGCAGGGCCCAGGCGGCGGTGCAGGGCTCATCCCAGAGTGGAAGCAGAGAAGGGCATTTCCCCCCCTTCGCCATTTGGAGGAAATTTGGGAACTGGAtaattctcccttcttccttggcAGTGTTGCTTCTTGAGTTTAAGGAGAGAAGACAGATTGGGAGCAGAGTCCAGCTGTTTTCCTGGTGATGACCAACCACCGTAGATGCAGCTGTTTCTGTAACCAGGCCGTTacagaggcagaagggagagaaagTAGTTGGCAAGGAAGTTCACACACTGAAAAGCCCAGTTTAAACCCAGCTGCTAGCCTCGCCCACCGCCCTTTTCCGCGTCCCCACTTTAACTTTTATCATTCGGATGCAGAGAGCACAAAACTCTCGCCTAATTATGGAATAGAAGTTCAAACGGACAAATCAGCAAGATTAGCTCATACAGTAAGGTACAGGAGGGCTTGGGTACAGCCTGCGAGGTGATATTCAGATATCCTTaacctctcctccccccccacccccccccccgccccgcttCAGATGCCCCCTCCCCGGCCTCAGGAAGGGGAAAATGGCCACTCACCTCCCCACTCGGTAAAGAAGCGGGACTttgtaagatttttttctcttctcttttcctcctcctccttcctccttcctccttcctccttcttcctcctccttcctcccccttcctccttcttcctcctccttcctccttcctccctcttcctccgtcttccttcctctctctctccctccctctccccctcctcctcttcttccagaggGAAGAAGCACTGCACCTTCTGCCTGGAGTCTCCGAAGTTCACAAGGTGACGCGGGAAATAGCtcgggggtggggcgggggggggccAACCTGAAACCCCTATGACTGGGAAGCATATTAAAGGTAGAAGACAGAAAGAACCCTGGAAAGAGCCAATAAGAGCTGGATGAGAGAGCTGGGAATACAGCTCAATTGGGAGAGTGCTGGCACAACCCCAATGGCATCTCCAACAAGcattggggaggtggaggcaggagattaGAGATTCAAAGCATCATCAACTACATATGGAGTttggggccaacctggtctacatgagactgtctccaaacacaaaacaaaacaaaacaaaaaattgggTTTCTAGGGGAATTCTAAAGGACTATAACATTTCTGGAGCATTtgaaaataagtatatttttattctatgtaaATAGTGAGTGTGGTATGCCTTGAAAATTTAAGGCCTTGAGTTAAACTTGTTTCAAAATGTTAACTTTCTAGTTTCAagctttcttattattatttgggggcaatattgtttttaaatatctatGATGGGGACAGTAATGACAGATCAGGTCGATGGGACAAAAAGATTATTTCCTGGCCTTGAAAGGTTGCAGACTGACTCAAAGCTAACTGGAGCTTTAAATGTCTTCCTGCTTCTCACTGTGTCCCCTTGTAGCGTGTGTGTCTCACAGAGTTTCAAACCGGGATCTTCAAGCTCTGGTTAGTATGTGCTATGCTTGCAGTGCCGTTCAGAACGTGAAAGCTTGTCTTAGGGAGGTGCACAGAAGCAAGAGGGCTAATGTACATCTGTAAAGCCAGCTTCACACCGAAGTTACACAAGCCCTCATGTAAGATCCCTGAAGACCTGTGTATGTGCTTGGGCAAAGCACATAAGCTTTTGCAGTTAGAGCCTGCCGTGCAGTTAGAGCCTGCCGTGCATTTTCCCCTTACATCAGGCTTCTCACACCAGCACTGCTGACATTTTGAactggttacttttttttttaaagatttatttattatatacaagtacactgtagctgtcttcagacacaccagaagaggacattaggcCTCATTACagatcattgtgagccaccatgcagttgctgggaattgaactcaggatctctgggttcaataacccagagtgctcttaaccactgagccatctctccagcccctggatacGGTTTTTTTTATTGCAGGTACTGTTTTGTAGGTGGCCAGTGTGAAGTCATTGGCCATTACTCATCAGAAGTCAACAGAGAAGCATTCCAGTTGTGACAATCAAAACGATCTCCCTCCACCACCAGGACCAAATCATCCCTGGCTGTGGACCTTGGGACTTACACAAAGACCACAGATTTGCTCTACGTGAGCTCTGAACTAGATCTTCCAGCTCCTATCCAGTGTGAGCGAACAGTATTGTCAAGGTATTTATCAGATTGTCACCATGTTTCTTGTGTAGCTCATGGTGATTTAGGTCCCAAAGTATGGAACAGTCTTTGAAAGACACTGGTGTAACGTTGGCTCTTACTTTCTGTAAACAATTACAGGGCTTTGGTTAACAATGACAGAATTTACTGTGTTTGGATAGGGTTGTGtgcttttgttagtttgttttttgatttgttttgggcAGGTATCCCAAACTATaactcaggctggtctggaacttactagTACCAaacacagcaatcctcctgtttcagcctcccggATATTAGAATCACAGGCACAAACTACTACTCCCACTTTGGATACCATTTTGATGGGAACACAGCACCCCAATTATTTTATATCTTCAGAACAGATGTTCATTCTTAGGATTCATAAAGGTGCTGTGTAAGGACTTCCTTGGATCAATGAGGAGGGTCTGTAACATCTAGAGAATGTCAGGTAGGCCACAGGCACCTGACCTAAGGAACCGTGAGGCCCAGTGCCAGCCATATTGTCTGCAAGAGTAAACACAGAAGTGTGGTCATGCTTTCCTGGGAAGGAAAATGTGCTGAACTGGATCTTAAGTTGTCAACAAGTAGTTCAATCTGCGTGCTAGGATTTGAATTGGGTTTACCAGAATCCTGTTTGTATCTTGAACATATCAGATTCTGTAATTTGCTGGATTATTTAGTTCTTGAGGAACCAAGTAAATGGGAAACAGCCatggtctcagaaaaaaaatctcttgtctATGGT
Protein-coding sequences here:
- the LOC108351956 gene encoding RING finger protein 223, encoding MAAPANDSGGSTQSRSSSPRSRNGVGGTAAGARDGGDSGVRDATATAPSLPPLEDYECKICYNYFDADRRAPKLLACLHTFCQECLSQLQLRAAAASSAVPERAPRPPPWHGPPGAIACPVCRHRTPLPDSRVHGLPNNTKLAEAFPLALRAAHDPLPQDRLPPLASRRPAPTAPPPVPAPQPAQPAPPPAEDAAPGPPGRPGLRAPGAYESCQNCKRAALTAGCVCVVFSFLSMVVLLFTGLIFVNHYGGGGGGGGGGGPPSSGSSPGPAPATGSPSPVGPICLSVASILALFSVVVTWIICWLKYRPDGTAAGSAGSGGSGSRARAAATLGSARRSDT